The Streptomyces sp. HUAS CB01 genome has a segment encoding these proteins:
- a CDS encoding ATP-binding protein, with product MRHQTRIGRFPVQAVGASTPWRGAKEVSGVALVVAQEVPTSSSMAVPHGPAGVGEARHRMREQLRRSGVSESVVDDAVLILSELLSNACRHGRPLGHAEIGDGDIRAAWRLDPSGGLTVEVTDGGGPTRPVPSTPSVTAHGGRGLNIISALARDWGVRDSATGEVTVWVLVTEGHRRDDFATRVTGPGFEFADAYDDVD from the coding sequence GTGCGTCACCAGACGCGGATTGGCCGGTTTCCGGTCCAGGCCGTCGGGGCATCCACACCGTGGCGTGGGGCGAAGGAGGTCTCGGGGGTGGCGTTGGTGGTGGCACAGGAGGTGCCCACGTCGTCGAGCATGGCCGTACCCCATGGCCCTGCGGGCGTGGGTGAGGCAAGGCACCGGATGCGTGAGCAACTGCGGCGCAGCGGGGTGTCCGAATCGGTGGTCGACGATGCCGTTCTGATCCTTTCCGAACTGCTGAGCAATGCCTGCCGGCACGGCAGACCGCTCGGGCACGCGGAGATCGGTGACGGCGACATCCGCGCCGCATGGCGTCTCGACCCGTCCGGCGGGCTGACCGTCGAGGTGACGGACGGAGGCGGTCCCACCCGCCCGGTTCCGTCGACGCCCTCGGTGACCGCGCACGGCGGCCGCGGACTCAACATCATCAGCGCGCTCGCCCGGGACTGGGGCGTACGGGACAGCGCGACCGGCGAGGTCACCGTGTGGGTGCTCGTCACCGAAGGGCATCGTCGCGACGATTTCGCTACGCGCGTCACCGGCCCCGGTTTCGAGTTCGCGGACGCCTACGACGACGTGGACTGA
- a CDS encoding DUF5926 family protein, with amino-acid sequence MAKKRPQTKAAAQPQVTDGEIPVVGAREPCPCGSGRRYKACHGRAAAHAVTELVQRPFEGLPGEGDWVALRELVPAATVALTLKDGLPEDVPSLTLATVLPMAWPALRREDGSVLLALQNDTPSGDLSRDLADTLQRALTTKPGNAVPPGRAPADGPRLQDLIAGDAPFEPVVHSGFEFWIPESVETTSAEVTASLERANAAAIPTAKLSGVDAAYWCETPEKNHLRWVMPHTEERLLDALARLHAAGASTLGEGTRLVGSFRAHGLVVPVWDLPSGMGAEECEKPAAEFAERLAKALATDSPLTGEERRARSGLTNRQVTLS; translated from the coding sequence ATGGCCAAGAAGCGCCCCCAGACGAAGGCCGCCGCCCAGCCACAGGTCACCGACGGTGAGATCCCGGTGGTCGGCGCCCGCGAGCCCTGCCCCTGCGGTTCGGGCCGTCGCTACAAGGCCTGCCACGGGCGGGCCGCCGCACACGCCGTGACCGAGCTGGTCCAGCGCCCCTTCGAAGGGCTCCCCGGCGAGGGCGACTGGGTCGCCCTCCGCGAGTTGGTGCCCGCCGCCACCGTCGCCCTGACCCTCAAGGACGGGCTGCCCGAGGACGTCCCGTCGCTCACGCTCGCGACCGTCCTCCCCATGGCGTGGCCCGCGCTGCGCCGTGAGGACGGCTCCGTCCTGCTCGCCCTGCAGAACGACACGCCCTCCGGCGACCTCAGCCGGGACCTCGCCGACACCCTGCAGCGCGCGCTGACCACGAAGCCCGGCAACGCGGTACCGCCGGGGCGGGCCCCCGCCGACGGCCCGCGGCTGCAGGACCTGATCGCCGGGGACGCCCCGTTCGAGCCGGTCGTCCACAGCGGTTTCGAGTTCTGGATCCCGGAGTCGGTCGAGACCACGAGCGCCGAGGTGACGGCTTCGCTGGAGCGCGCCAACGCGGCCGCGATCCCGACCGCGAAGCTGTCCGGCGTGGACGCCGCCTACTGGTGCGAGACCCCGGAGAAGAACCACCTGCGCTGGGTCATGCCGCACACCGAGGAGCGGCTGCTCGACGCGCTCGCCCGGCTGCACGCGGCCGGGGCGTCGACCCTCGGGGAGGGCACGCGCCTCGTCGGGTCGTTCCGTGCGCACGGCCTGGTGGTCCCGGTCTGGGACCTCCCGAGCGGCATGGGTGCCGAGGAGTGCGAGAAGCCGGCCGCGGAGTTCGCCGAGCGGCTCGCCAAGGCGCTCGCGACGGACTCCCCGCTCACGGGCGAGGAGCGCCGGGCCCGCAGCGGCCTCACCAACCGCCAGGTCACGCTCAGCTGA
- a CDS encoding bifunctional DNA primase/polymerase, producing MREILGRRRRLRFWRKGRPAPQLDAALTCATAWKWPVLPGVGLKAAGGRTDRGRGCACPDHECVVPGAHPFDPGLLAATTDERMVRWWWTQRPAAPIVLATGGSAPCAVSLPAVAGARALAALDRMGTRLGPVVATPTRWSLLVAPYSMEQLGELLHAKDRVPSSLRFHGSGGYLMLPPSETGMGQVRWERAPLPGSASPWLPDVEAVVDALVEASVSGPSGVTPPESGEGSRLAY from the coding sequence ATGCGCGAGATCCTCGGAAGGCGACGCAGGCTCCGGTTCTGGCGCAAGGGGAGGCCTGCTCCTCAACTCGATGCGGCCCTGACCTGCGCCACCGCGTGGAAATGGCCCGTGCTGCCCGGTGTGGGACTCAAGGCCGCCGGAGGGCGGACCGACCGCGGGCGCGGCTGCGCCTGCCCCGATCACGAGTGCGTCGTACCCGGCGCGCACCCCTTCGACCCCGGACTGCTGGCGGCGACCACCGACGAGCGGATGGTGCGCTGGTGGTGGACCCAGCGGCCCGCCGCCCCGATCGTGCTCGCCACGGGAGGCAGCGCTCCGTGCGCGGTGAGCCTGCCGGCGGTCGCCGGGGCCCGGGCGCTCGCCGCGCTCGACCGCATGGGGACGAGACTCGGCCCCGTCGTCGCCACGCCGACCCGGTGGTCCCTGCTCGTCGCCCCGTACTCGATGGAGCAACTGGGCGAACTGCTCCACGCCAAGGACCGGGTGCCGAGTTCGCTGCGTTTCCACGGCTCCGGCGGCTATCTGATGCTGCCGCCCTCGGAGACAGGCATGGGCCAGGTCCGCTGGGAGCGCGCCCCGCTCCCCGGCTCGGCCTCGCCCTGGCTGCCGGATGTGGAAGCGGTGGTCGACGCCCTCGTCGAGGCGAGCGTCAGCGGGCCGTCGGGCGTGACCCCTCCGGAGAGCGGGGAAGGCTCCCGTCTCGCCTACTGA
- a CDS encoding PP2C family protein-serine/threonine phosphatase, translating into MLDIPLCVRVDVDAVIAAQIDMGVCDAIEQNAPAGRPAVMSAPHLPKVAGIDSAVPAPTHTAAPLAPDTAPGAVIQDRLAGWVSDLTTLHELTERLARTGTLDEALDELLRAGAALVGARRGMLVLEPADGRGPAATVGLGLAHADLGHIETVPRGATGYGRILDGGTAGVPGPVAQADLFHDEALDPRHREVAARLGYAASYALPLATEEAGRLGVAVWFYDEPAEPVDRQRHLVGLYGRYATEHLARLLELERARRQMATIADELLPSRLPRIPGVRLAARHLTGPRGGGEWYDALPLPEGALGLAVGSVSGSGPSALAAMGRLRASMRAYAVMEGEDPVAVLSDLELLLRLTEPARSATALFAYCEPAAAPHAEGTGSRIVLAGAGHTPPLIVGQHRTEFVETSLSAPLGMLACWEAPSVEFSPAPGETVLLYTDGLLRRTGDPMDRAFTRLHTAAASVPKAVRHDPGAIADHVLRAVLPGGLDAGEDGEDVVMLAARFE; encoded by the coding sequence ATGCTGGACATCCCCCTTTGTGTGCGTGTAGATGTGGATGCAGTGATAGCGGCGCAGATTGACATGGGGGTTTGCGATGCTATTGAGCAGAACGCACCAGCCGGAAGGCCGGCTGTCATGAGCGCCCCTCACCTGCCGAAAGTGGCTGGAATCGACTCAGCGGTTCCGGCCCCCACGCACACTGCCGCCCCGCTCGCCCCCGACACCGCGCCCGGCGCGGTGATCCAGGACCGGCTGGCCGGCTGGGTCTCCGACCTCACCACGCTCCACGAGCTCACCGAACGGCTCGCCAGAACGGGCACGCTGGACGAGGCACTCGACGAACTCCTGCGCGCCGGCGCCGCCCTGGTCGGTGCCCGCCGCGGCATGCTCGTCCTGGAACCGGCCGACGGCCGCGGCCCCGCCGCCACCGTCGGGCTCGGCCTCGCCCACGCCGACCTCGGCCACATCGAGACCGTCCCCCGCGGTGCCACCGGCTACGGCCGGATCCTCGACGGCGGCACCGCCGGCGTCCCCGGTCCCGTCGCCCAGGCCGACCTCTTCCACGACGAGGCACTCGACCCGCGCCACCGCGAGGTCGCCGCCCGCCTCGGCTACGCCGCGAGCTACGCCCTGCCGCTCGCGACGGAGGAGGCCGGGAGGCTGGGCGTCGCCGTCTGGTTCTACGACGAGCCCGCCGAACCCGTGGACCGCCAGCGCCATCTCGTCGGCCTCTACGGGCGGTACGCCACCGAGCACCTGGCCCGGCTGCTGGAGCTGGAACGGGCCCGCCGCCAGATGGCCACCATCGCCGACGAACTGCTGCCCAGCAGGCTTCCGCGGATCCCCGGGGTCCGGCTCGCGGCCCGCCATCTCACCGGACCGCGCGGCGGCGGCGAGTGGTACGACGCGCTGCCGCTGCCCGAGGGCGCGCTGGGGCTGGCCGTGGGCTCGGTCTCCGGTTCGGGGCCGAGCGCGCTGGCCGCCATGGGCAGGCTGCGGGCCAGTATGCGGGCGTACGCGGTGATGGAGGGGGAGGACCCCGTCGCCGTGCTGTCCGATCTCGAGCTGCTGCTGCGGCTCACCGAACCGGCCCGTTCGGCGACCGCTCTGTTCGCCTACTGCGAGCCCGCGGCGGCACCCCACGCGGAGGGCACCGGCAGCAGGATCGTGCTGGCCGGCGCCGGGCACACCCCGCCGCTGATCGTCGGACAGCACCGCACCGAGTTCGTCGAGACCTCGCTGTCGGCGCCGCTGGGAATGCTCGCGTGCTGGGAGGCGCCCAGTGTGGAGTTCTCCCCCGCCCCCGGAGAAACGGTGCTGCTCTACACGGACGGTCTGCTCCGGCGCACCGGCGACCCGATGGACCGGGCCTTCACGCGGCTGCACACCGCCGCGGCGAGCGTCCCCAAGGCCGTGCGCCACGACCCGGGCGCCATCGCCGACCACGTGCTGCGCGCGGTGCTGCCCGGCGGGCTCGACGCCGGGGAGGACGGCGAGGACGTGGTGATGCTGGCGGCCCGGTTCGAGTGA